A window of the Cystobacter fuscus genome harbors these coding sequences:
- a CDS encoding helix-turn-helix transcriptional regulator has translation MTSRAPVPTSSDALLTTREVAALLRVHPKHVYRLLKRGIPTRRAGGKWLFPREEVLRWAESSAHAPSESETAPTGAAPAPLLAANGDLAVETLLARHQREGHPLVGFVLADRSHALELLEQGQVMAAGWHGALPAETEARGGLARLHLVHREVGLIAAPGKEPAALERLSRVRFASRPPTAGVRHHLDECLRDAGLDSRSLHRGATLHASHRDVACAVARGEADVGLASRAWASRLGLSFRSLGYEAYGLVIPTVLLGTPAVVGLCETAQGAALRRSLRGIPGYEPGDTGKLQVLAARASRHAPTRKKERT, from the coding sequence ATGACCTCCCGTGCCCCGGTCCCCACCTCCTCGGACGCGCTGCTCACCACGCGCGAGGTGGCGGCGCTCCTGCGAGTCCACCCCAAGCACGTCTACCGGCTGCTCAAGCGCGGCATCCCCACGCGCCGGGCCGGGGGCAAGTGGCTCTTTCCCCGCGAGGAGGTGCTGCGTTGGGCGGAGTCCTCCGCGCATGCTCCGTCCGAATCCGAGACCGCTCCCACGGGAGCCGCGCCCGCGCCATTGCTCGCGGCGAATGGAGATCTCGCGGTGGAGACGCTCCTCGCGCGGCATCAACGGGAAGGTCATCCCCTGGTGGGCTTCGTGCTCGCGGATCGCTCCCACGCGCTGGAGCTGCTGGAGCAGGGGCAGGTGATGGCCGCTGGATGGCATGGCGCGCTGCCCGCCGAGACCGAGGCGCGTGGAGGGCTGGCCCGTCTGCACCTGGTGCATCGCGAGGTCGGTCTGATCGCCGCGCCGGGGAAGGAGCCCGCCGCGCTGGAGCGGTTGTCGCGGGTGCGCTTCGCGAGCCGTCCCCCCACCGCGGGCGTGCGGCACCACCTGGACGAGTGCCTTCGCGACGCGGGCCTGGACTCCAGGAGTCTTCACCGGGGGGCCACGCTGCATGCGTCCCACCGGGACGTGGCTTGCGCCGTGGCCCGGGGCGAGGCGGACGTGGGCCTGGCGTCACGCGCCTGGGCCTCGCGGCTCGGACTGTCCTTCCGCTCGCTCGGATACGAGGCCTATGGGCTCGTCATCCCCACGGTGCTGCTGGGCACGCCCGCCGTCGTGGGCCTGTGCGAGACCGCCCAGGGCGCCGCGCTCCGGCGCTCGCTGCGGGGGATTCCAGGGTATGAGCCGGGCGATACCGGCAAGCTCCAGGTGCTCGCGGCGCGCGCATCCCGCCACGCCCCCACCCGGAAGAAGGAGAGGACATGA
- the modA gene encoding molybdate ABC transporter substrate-binding protein, with protein MKNLVRTVLRRGGLLLLVVGVLAGLWGPSAAAADAPPPPRTHTLRMAAAADLKFALDELLKDFRAKHPDDRVEVTYGSSGNFLAQLSQGAPFDVFLSADMSYPRKLVEQGLVEPGGVFAYAVGHLVLWVPQDSTLPVEKLGMKVLLEPGVRRIAIANPQHAPYGRAAEAALKSQGLHDAVKDKLVLGENVAQAAQFAQSGAADVGIIAMSLALAPAMKERGRYWEVPVSAYPRMEQGGALLKKAQDPELARQFRDALLGSQSRPLLERYGFSTPGK; from the coding sequence ATGAAGAACCTCGTGAGGACCGTGCTCCGAAGGGGCGGGCTGCTCCTGCTCGTCGTGGGAGTCCTGGCCGGCTTGTGGGGGCCCTCCGCCGCCGCCGCGGACGCGCCGCCCCCGCCTCGCACCCACACCTTGAGGATGGCCGCGGCGGCGGACCTGAAGTTCGCGCTGGACGAGCTGCTGAAGGACTTCCGCGCGAAGCATCCCGACGACCGGGTGGAGGTCACCTACGGCTCGTCGGGCAACTTCCTCGCGCAGCTCTCCCAGGGCGCGCCCTTCGACGTCTTCCTCTCCGCGGACATGTCCTACCCGCGCAAGCTCGTCGAGCAGGGGCTCGTGGAGCCGGGCGGAGTCTTCGCCTACGCCGTGGGCCACCTCGTCCTGTGGGTGCCCCAGGACTCGACGCTGCCCGTGGAGAAGCTCGGAATGAAGGTGCTGCTGGAGCCGGGCGTCCGGCGCATCGCCATCGCCAACCCCCAGCATGCCCCCTACGGCCGAGCGGCCGAGGCCGCCTTGAAGAGCCAGGGCCTCCATGACGCCGTCAAGGACAAGCTGGTGCTCGGGGAGAACGTCGCGCAGGCGGCCCAGTTCGCGCAGAGCGGCGCCGCGGACGTGGGCATCATCGCGATGTCGCTCGCGCTCGCCCCGGCCATGAAGGAGCGGGGTCGTTACTGGGAAGTCCCCGTGAGCGCCTACCCGCGCATGGAGCAGGGCGGGGCCCTTCTCAAGAAGGCCCAGGATCCGGAGCTGGCCCGACAGTTCCGCGATGCGCTGCTCGGCTCCCAGAGCCGGCCGCTGCTCGAGCGCTACGGTTTCTCCACGCCGGGGAAGTGA
- a CDS encoding GTP-binding protein, translating into MSSVNLVAREVAAKIVFYGPGLSGKTSTLRKIYETVRPAHRGEMMSIATEGDRTLFFDFLPVKVERVNDCTVRLALYTVPGQVFYNATRKLVLQGADGVVFVADSQPEMMDANRESMANLQENLLEQGIRLERFPLVVQWNKRDLTSALPVAELREALNPRLVPDFETEAISGKGVLDALKGITRLVIQDLRAKRIVPPPRSANPVAAPRPAGRGLEAELSQHLVGRTSAASTSVSSTTTASASLAAPRPAMPSRSMPAVGAPQVVVAPTAPPALTGQRPLGAASALAPSELFDHARAAEGAFATGDYGTCIQACLDAARRGLALAGEGPLGAQAYLLHVDGGDLLKLQTLGARGGSYRVDDAAFALYVLMQIFTRLHTAGLPTPATE; encoded by the coding sequence GTGAGCAGCGTGAACCTGGTAGCCCGGGAAGTGGCGGCGAAGATCGTCTTCTATGGACCGGGTCTGTCCGGCAAGACGAGCACGCTGCGAAAGATCTACGAAACGGTGCGCCCGGCGCACCGCGGCGAGATGATGTCCATCGCCACCGAGGGAGACCGGACGCTCTTCTTCGACTTCCTGCCCGTGAAGGTGGAGCGGGTGAATGACTGCACGGTGCGGCTCGCGCTGTACACCGTGCCCGGCCAGGTCTTCTACAACGCCACGCGCAAGCTGGTGCTCCAGGGCGCCGACGGCGTGGTGTTCGTGGCGGACTCGCAGCCGGAGATGATGGACGCCAACCGCGAGTCCATGGCCAACCTGCAGGAGAACCTGCTGGAGCAGGGCATCCGGCTGGAGCGCTTCCCGCTCGTGGTGCAGTGGAACAAGCGCGACCTGACCTCGGCCCTGCCCGTGGCGGAGCTGCGCGAGGCGCTCAATCCCCGCCTCGTGCCCGACTTCGAGACCGAGGCCATCAGCGGCAAGGGCGTGCTGGACGCGCTCAAGGGCATCACCCGGCTCGTCATCCAGGATCTGCGGGCCAAGCGCATCGTCCCCCCACCCCGCTCGGCCAACCCCGTGGCGGCGCCCCGTCCCGCGGGGAGAGGACTGGAAGCCGAGCTCAGCCAGCACCTGGTGGGCCGCACCTCCGCCGCCTCCACCTCCGTGTCCTCCACTACCACCGCCTCCGCCTCACTCGCGGCCCCGCGCCCCGCCATGCCGTCGCGAAGCATGCCCGCCGTGGGGGCGCCGCAGGTGGTGGTCGCGCCCACCGCGCCCCCAGCGCTGACCGGACAGCGGCCCCTGGGCGCCGCGAGTGCGCTCGCGCCCTCGGAGCTGTTCGACCATGCCCGGGCCGCGGAGGGAGCCTTCGCCACGGGGGATTACGGCACGTGCATCCAGGCCTGCCTCGATGCCGCCCGCCGCGGGCTCGCGCTCGCGGGCGAGGGGCCCCTGGGCGCACAGGCCTACCTGCTCCACGTGGATGGGGGTGATCTGCTCAAGTTGCAGACGCTCGGGGCGCGAGGCGGCAGCTACCGCGTGGATGACGCCGCGTTCGCGCTGTACGTGCTGATGCAGATCTTCACCCGGCTCCACACCGCCGGCCTGCCCACACCCGCCACGGAGTGA
- a CDS encoding anhydro-N-acetylmuramic acid kinase, which translates to MDSGSRLSRARLCVGLLSGTSVDAVEAVLCRIEGTGAEVRITLLAHVSRPFSPEFTQRVLSAQDARALCELNFALGEHFAEAALEVITRAGLRPEDVDVIGSHGQTVAHWPSSLSDTPSTLQLGEASVIAERTGIAVVSDFRTRDMAAGGQGAPLVPYLDWALFRKPGVARALQNLGGIGNVSVVSERLEDTIAFDTGPGNMVMDGLARRISGGQLSCDLDGHLSRGGQVVPHLLEELLAHPFLALPPPRSAGREGFGDALVTRLWERARDTRPQDLMATAVEFTVEATARAYEAWLLPRFTLEAVYVSGGGIRNPVLMERLTARLAPLPVHPVDVLGLPEGAKEAVCFALLANEHLSGTPANVPSATGARRQVVLGKLTP; encoded by the coding sequence ATGGACTCGGGATCCCGCCTCTCCCGCGCACGGCTGTGTGTCGGGCTGCTGTCTGGCACCAGCGTGGACGCGGTGGAGGCGGTGCTCTGCCGCATCGAGGGCACCGGAGCGGAGGTTCGCATCACCCTGCTCGCCCACGTCTCGCGGCCCTTCTCCCCGGAGTTCACCCAGCGGGTGCTCTCCGCCCAGGACGCCCGCGCGCTGTGTGAGCTGAACTTCGCCCTGGGCGAGCACTTCGCCGAGGCGGCGCTGGAGGTCATCACCCGGGCGGGCCTGCGCCCCGAGGACGTGGACGTCATCGGCTCGCATGGACAGACGGTGGCCCATTGGCCCTCGAGCCTGTCGGACACGCCCTCCACGCTTCAGCTCGGGGAGGCCTCCGTCATCGCCGAGCGCACCGGCATCGCCGTGGTGAGCGACTTCCGCACCCGGGACATGGCGGCGGGAGGTCAGGGCGCCCCGCTGGTGCCCTATCTGGACTGGGCCCTGTTCCGTAAGCCGGGCGTGGCCCGGGCGCTGCAGAACCTGGGCGGCATCGGCAACGTGAGCGTGGTGAGCGAGCGGCTGGAGGACACCATCGCCTTCGACACCGGACCGGGAAACATGGTGATGGACGGGCTGGCGCGGCGCATCTCCGGCGGCCAGCTCTCGTGCGACCTGGACGGCCACCTGTCGCGCGGGGGCCAGGTGGTGCCGCACCTGCTCGAGGAGCTGCTCGCCCACCCCTTCCTCGCCCTGCCCCCACCGCGCAGCGCCGGACGCGAGGGCTTCGGGGACGCACTGGTGACGCGGCTGTGGGAGCGCGCCCGGGACACGCGGCCCCAGGACTTGATGGCCACGGCGGTGGAGTTCACCGTGGAGGCCACGGCGCGCGCCTACGAGGCCTGGCTCCTGCCGCGCTTCACGCTGGAGGCGGTGTACGTGTCCGGCGGCGGCATCCGCAACCCCGTGCTGATGGAGCGGCTGACGGCGCGGCTCGCGCCCCTGCCGGTGCACCCGGTGGACGTGCTGGGCCTGCCCGAGGGCGCCAAGGAAGCGGTGTGCTTCGCGCTGCTGGCCAACGAGCATCTGTCGGGAACGCCGGCGAACGTGCCGTCGGCGACTGGCGCGCGGCGTCAAGTCGTTCTAGGAAAGCTGACACCGTGA
- the gstA gene encoding glutathione transferase GstA, whose amino-acid sequence MKLYYTPGACSLSPHIVLREAGQTFDIEKVDLRTKKTESGKDFTSVNPNGYVPALQLDDGSTLTEGPAIVQYIADKAPQSKLAPANGTLERYKLQEALNFIGTELHKSFGPLFNPAFPEDARTLVKGNIDKRLTAVNERLSKQSHFLGEQFTVADAYLFTVLSWTGHLGIDLSKFPAIQAYQGRVAARPNVQAALKAEGLLK is encoded by the coding sequence ATGAAGCTCTACTACACGCCTGGTGCTTGTTCGCTGTCGCCCCACATCGTCCTGCGCGAGGCGGGCCAGACCTTCGACATCGAGAAGGTCGATCTGCGCACCAAGAAGACCGAGAGCGGCAAGGACTTCACCTCCGTCAACCCCAACGGCTACGTGCCCGCCCTGCAGCTGGACGACGGCAGCACCCTCACCGAGGGCCCGGCCATCGTGCAGTACATCGCCGACAAGGCGCCCCAGTCCAAGCTCGCGCCGGCCAACGGCACCCTGGAGCGCTACAAGCTGCAGGAGGCGCTCAACTTCATCGGCACCGAGCTGCACAAGAGCTTCGGCCCGCTCTTCAACCCCGCCTTCCCCGAGGACGCCCGGACGCTGGTGAAGGGCAACATCGACAAGCGCCTGACCGCGGTGAACGAGCGGCTGTCCAAGCAGTCCCACTTCCTCGGCGAGCAGTTCACCGTCGCCGACGCCTACCTCTTCACCGTGCTGAGCTGGACCGGGCACCTGGGCATCGATCTGAGCAAGTTCCCGGCGATCCAGGCCTACCAGGGACGCGTGGCCGCGCGCCCCAACGTGCAGGCCGCCCTGAAGGCCGAAGGCCTGCTGAAGTAA
- a CDS encoding DUF6051 family protein: MGFIGTYRGLAEAFQGGRGHGPMDAGLVLHARRFLSTGQGPSAPTAPLEGLVPGSLESQVDQGDDCEENRTFPYRILAPTGLERGARGVVLLHGLNEKKWEKYLPWAKALAEGLGAPVILFPIAFHMERSPALWFEPRPMRQLSRDRQSRLPGLELSYFANAALSSRLHARPERFLWAGLRTLEDVVALSQRVRQGEEPLLAPDARLDFFGYSIGAFISELLLLSDEDGRFSESRVVSFCGGCVLSRQEPLAREILDSAAVQALRHFLLRELEPLKRVRPELSRLFSEHPVGRAFELMVSEEHLRAEREAALRRVGSRIQAIALQEDRVAPAGAVADTFAGTGVRVDILAPPYDYEHVNPFPAVTALEADVERSFADTFGRAVAWLAR; encoded by the coding sequence ATGGGTTTCATCGGCACGTACCGCGGGCTCGCGGAGGCCTTCCAAGGGGGCCGGGGACATGGGCCGATGGACGCCGGGCTCGTCCTGCATGCCCGGCGGTTCCTCTCCACGGGCCAGGGGCCCTCGGCGCCCACCGCTCCGCTCGAGGGGCTCGTGCCCGGCTCCTTGGAGAGCCAGGTGGACCAGGGCGACGACTGCGAGGAGAACCGGACCTTTCCCTACCGCATCCTCGCGCCCACGGGCCTCGAGCGAGGAGCCCGGGGGGTGGTGCTCCTGCACGGCCTCAACGAGAAGAAGTGGGAGAAGTACCTGCCGTGGGCCAAGGCGCTCGCCGAGGGGCTCGGCGCGCCCGTCATCCTCTTTCCCATCGCCTTCCACATGGAGCGCTCCCCGGCGCTCTGGTTCGAGCCCCGGCCCATGCGGCAGCTCAGCCGCGACCGCCAATCCCGCCTCCCCGGCCTGGAGCTGTCCTACTTCGCCAATGCCGCCTTGAGCTCCCGCCTCCACGCGCGACCCGAGCGCTTCCTCTGGGCGGGCCTGCGCACCCTGGAGGACGTCGTGGCGCTCTCCCAGCGCGTGCGCCAGGGCGAGGAGCCGCTGCTGGCGCCGGACGCGCGGCTGGACTTCTTCGGCTACTCCATTGGTGCCTTCATCTCGGAGCTCCTCCTGCTGTCGGATGAAGACGGACGCTTCTCCGAGTCCCGGGTGGTGAGCTTCTGCGGCGGCTGCGTGCTCTCGCGTCAGGAGCCGCTGGCGCGGGAGATCCTCGACAGCGCGGCGGTCCAGGCCCTGCGCCACTTCCTCCTGAGGGAGCTGGAGCCCCTCAAGCGGGTGCGGCCCGAGCTGAGCCGGTTGTTCTCGGAGCACCCCGTGGGCCGGGCGTTCGAGCTCATGGTGAGCGAGGAGCACCTGCGCGCCGAGCGGGAGGCGGCCCTGCGGCGGGTGGGCTCGCGCATCCAGGCGATCGCCCTCCAGGAGGACCGGGTGGCGCCGGCGGGCGCCGTGGCGGACACCTTCGCGGGGACGGGGGTCCGGGTGGACATCCTGGCGCCGCCCTACGACTACGAGCACGTCAACCCGTTCCCCGCCGTGACCGCGCTGGAAGCGGATGTCGAGCGAAGCTTCGCGGACACCTTCGGGCGCGCGGTGGCGTGGTTGGCGCGTTGA
- a CDS encoding CotH kinase family protein → MRRWSGLLGMSVVGLLACGPGSIPATTDSVGNILGSEPVVPTPPASSSGTGNTPPAENAGAPEPGAYPPVQSRVPVFELRITPENLARLDADPKADVAVPAEVVLDGRVAPARVEYRGASTRALPQKSFKIKLDKGYELDERDQFELLASWYDSGKLTEKFAVDLYTALGLPVPSARYVRVSLNGQHNGLYLDMEHVGKEYLEHHELEKNSAIYRCGGRNCELTLEAGSHQDDFEKKTRESEDNSDLEAFLEWINHSDDARFEEKLEQFVDVEAYLGNLAADMLISNIVIEDSRSYWIHEPGKDRWQYTPWDLNNAQMLAWRTWAPEDPPITNRWPQAFSLYDSLVQRVYEQRVTERPVYRPTWNVLNTRIWDRPALRARLLAKLEAALAGPFSQARASAHIDALWAVAGPEMARDPHASPVHVARARDFLQRYVRERRAFLLGTLDALKNHGTGPLVIQTISAGSKGYVELYNRGTSAVSLAGYELTNDLRATVRARLPSVTLSPGQRLRLTADGKTSEGATHLPFVLSRQGGEVGLFNGNRLSASGKPLVYGPEDVAYYGPLPSGMKYGRVTPGSEDFERQPTGS, encoded by the coding sequence ATGCGACGATGGAGCGGGCTGCTGGGGATGAGCGTGGTGGGATTGCTGGCGTGTGGGCCCGGCTCCATCCCCGCGACGACGGATTCCGTGGGGAACATCCTGGGCTCCGAGCCCGTCGTCCCCACGCCTCCGGCGTCCTCCTCCGGGACGGGGAACACCCCTCCTGCTGAGAACGCGGGTGCTCCGGAGCCAGGGGCCTATCCGCCGGTGCAGAGCCGCGTCCCGGTGTTCGAGCTGCGCATCACCCCGGAGAACCTGGCGCGGCTGGATGCGGATCCGAAGGCGGATGTGGCGGTGCCGGCCGAGGTGGTGCTCGATGGGCGTGTGGCGCCGGCGCGGGTGGAGTACCGGGGCGCCAGTACGCGCGCGCTTCCCCAGAAGAGCTTCAAGATCAAACTGGACAAGGGCTACGAGCTGGATGAGCGGGATCAGTTCGAGCTGCTGGCGAGCTGGTACGACAGCGGCAAGCTGACCGAGAAGTTCGCGGTGGACCTCTACACGGCCCTGGGCCTGCCGGTGCCGAGCGCCCGCTATGTGCGCGTGAGCCTCAACGGCCAGCACAACGGGCTCTACCTGGACATGGAGCACGTGGGGAAGGAGTACCTGGAGCACCACGAGCTGGAGAAGAACTCCGCCATCTACCGCTGTGGTGGCCGCAACTGCGAGCTGACGCTCGAGGCGGGCTCGCACCAGGACGACTTCGAGAAGAAGACGCGGGAGTCCGAGGACAACTCCGACCTGGAAGCGTTCCTCGAGTGGATCAACCACAGCGACGACGCGCGGTTCGAGGAGAAGCTCGAGCAGTTCGTGGACGTGGAGGCGTACCTGGGCAACCTCGCCGCGGACATGCTCATCTCCAACATCGTCATCGAGGACTCACGCAGCTATTGGATCCACGAGCCGGGCAAGGATCGCTGGCAGTACACGCCCTGGGATTTGAACAACGCGCAGATGCTCGCCTGGCGCACGTGGGCGCCCGAGGATCCGCCCATCACCAACCGCTGGCCGCAGGCCTTCAGTCTGTATGATTCCCTCGTGCAGCGCGTGTACGAGCAGCGCGTGACGGAGCGTCCGGTCTACCGGCCGACCTGGAACGTGCTCAATACGCGCATCTGGGACAGGCCAGCCCTGCGGGCCCGGCTGCTGGCGAAGCTCGAGGCGGCGCTCGCGGGTCCCTTCTCCCAGGCCCGGGCGAGTGCTCACATCGACGCGCTCTGGGCGGTGGCGGGGCCGGAGATGGCGAGGGATCCCCATGCCTCGCCCGTGCACGTGGCCCGGGCGCGTGACTTCCTCCAGAGGTACGTGCGCGAGCGACGGGCCTTCCTGCTCGGGACGCTCGATGCGCTCAAGAACCACGGCACGGGCCCCCTGGTCATCCAGACGATCTCCGCCGGGAGCAAGGGCTATGTGGAGCTGTACAACCGGGGGACGTCCGCCGTGTCCCTGGCGGGGTATGAGCTGACGAACGACTTGCGAGCCACCGTGCGCGCCCGACTGCCTTCCGTCACGCTGAGCCCGGGCCAGCGCCTGCGCTTGACGGCGGATGGCAAGACGTCGGAGGGCGCCACCCATCTGCCTTTCGTCCTGAGCCGCCAGGGGGGCGAGGTGGGCCTCTTCAATGGCAATCGTCTGTCCGCCAGCGGCAAGCCGCTCGTGTATGGCCCGGAGGATGTGGCCTATTACGGCCCACTGCCCTCGGGGATGAAGTATGGCCGGGTGACGCCCGGGAGCGAGGACTTCGAGCGCCAGCCAACCGGCTCTTGA
- the ccrA gene encoding crotonyl-CoA carboxylase/reductase, with amino-acid sequence MPRRMFAQVIRSSRLGEPRTAFQLEQLEVPPLGPRDVLVLVMAAGINYNNVWAAQGTPVDACKLHARYGEPSDFHVGGSDASGIVYAVGEKVTRVRVGDHVVVHCGRWDEDAPEIAEGMDPAFHPSFHIWGYESNWGSFAQFTRVQELQCLPKWPHLTWEEAAAPTLVGATAYRMLHGWTPNTLKKGEPVLVWGGAGGLGCMAIQLAVLAGARPVAVVSSEERAGFCKQLGAVGTINRRNFDHWGMLPHWTDTAAYDRWMEGAKAFGKAFWDALGEKRNPTLVFEHPGESTTPTSIFLCQTGGMVVTCAGTTGYNATVDLRYLWMRQKRLQGSHFANRDQAAAFNELLRDGRLSPCLSRTFSFGSLPEAHQLMSENKHPDGNMAILVGAPRPGLKDVP; translated from the coding sequence GTGCCCCGCCGGATGTTCGCCCAGGTGATTCGCTCCTCACGCCTCGGCGAGCCGCGCACGGCCTTCCAGCTCGAGCAGTTGGAGGTCCCCCCGCTGGGGCCCAGGGACGTGCTCGTCCTCGTGATGGCCGCCGGCATCAATTACAACAACGTCTGGGCCGCCCAGGGCACCCCCGTGGATGCGTGCAAGCTGCACGCGCGCTACGGGGAGCCCTCGGATTTCCACGTGGGCGGCTCGGATGCCAGCGGCATCGTCTACGCGGTGGGTGAGAAGGTGACCCGGGTGCGGGTGGGAGACCACGTGGTCGTCCACTGCGGCCGCTGGGACGAGGACGCCCCGGAGATCGCCGAGGGCATGGATCCGGCCTTCCACCCCTCGTTCCACATCTGGGGCTACGAATCCAACTGGGGCTCCTTCGCGCAATTCACCCGGGTGCAGGAGCTGCAATGCCTGCCCAAGTGGCCCCACCTGACGTGGGAGGAGGCCGCGGCGCCGACGCTCGTGGGCGCCACGGCCTACCGGATGCTCCACGGCTGGACGCCCAATACCCTGAAGAAGGGCGAGCCGGTGCTCGTCTGGGGAGGGGCGGGAGGTCTGGGTTGCATGGCCATCCAGCTCGCGGTGCTCGCGGGCGCGCGGCCGGTAGCCGTGGTCTCCAGCGAGGAGCGCGCCGGGTTCTGCAAGCAGCTCGGCGCGGTTGGCACCATCAACCGCCGGAACTTCGATCACTGGGGGATGTTGCCGCACTGGACGGACACCGCGGCGTATGACCGGTGGATGGAGGGCGCCAAGGCCTTCGGCAAGGCCTTCTGGGACGCGCTCGGGGAGAAGCGCAACCCCACCCTCGTCTTCGAGCACCCCGGAGAGAGCACCACCCCCACCAGCATCTTCCTCTGCCAGACGGGAGGCATGGTCGTCACCTGCGCCGGCACCACCGGCTACAACGCCACGGTGGACCTGCGCTACCTGTGGATGAGGCAGAAGCGCTTGCAGGGTTCCCACTTCGCCAACCGAGACCAGGCGGCCGCCTTCAACGAGCTGCTGCGGGACGGACGGCTCTCCCCCTGCCTGTCCCGCACGTTCTCCTTCGGCAGCCTGCCCGAGGCGCACCAGCTCATGAGCGAGAACAAACACCCGGATGGCAACATGGCCATCCTCGTGGGCGCGCCGCGTCCGGGCCTCAAGGACGTGCCGTAG
- a CDS encoding TauD/TfdA family dioxygenase, which produces MNDIIKTDILYPETDFLLRIEARREGMSAAQWAEENKAFLKAAILRHRGVILRGFDCDRNGFSATAKALEPESIDYRGGIGPRTLVAPEVYNSTELPPKHSLAQHHEMAYNAYWPMQILFFCEEPPEEGGATTLCDAHQLYRRLPRTVLDKFLSLGLKYVRNYTQDTPYRSIQETFGTTDKQWITEFCRGNGVQAEWNGERLTLTQRAPAVREHPTTGTPIFFNTLALWHYTYWSKLLGSFGGPMSSAAQGEAWQNSLYGDGTPIEDSVVADILALYEEEEISIEWKKSDILYFDNMLASHGRKPFAGRRKILAAFRSPRHASAKA; this is translated from the coding sequence ATGAATGACATCATCAAGACAGACATTCTCTACCCCGAAACCGACTTCCTGCTGCGCATCGAGGCCAGGCGGGAGGGCATGTCGGCGGCGCAATGGGCCGAGGAGAACAAGGCGTTCCTGAAAGCCGCCATCCTCCGCCACCGTGGCGTCATCCTGCGGGGCTTCGACTGCGACCGCAACGGCTTCTCGGCTACCGCGAAGGCGCTCGAGCCCGAGTCCATCGACTACCGGGGAGGCATCGGGCCGCGAACGCTCGTCGCGCCCGAGGTCTACAACTCGACGGAGCTGCCGCCCAAGCACAGCCTCGCCCAGCACCATGAGATGGCCTACAACGCCTACTGGCCGATGCAGATCCTGTTCTTCTGCGAGGAGCCGCCAGAGGAAGGGGGGGCGACCACCCTGTGCGACGCGCACCAGCTCTACCGGCGTCTGCCCCGGACGGTGCTCGACAAGTTCCTCTCACTCGGGCTCAAGTATGTGCGCAATTACACGCAGGATACGCCCTACCGCTCCATCCAGGAGACGTTCGGGACCACGGACAAGCAGTGGATCACCGAGTTCTGCCGGGGCAACGGCGTCCAGGCTGAGTGGAATGGAGAGCGGCTGACGCTCACCCAGAGGGCCCCGGCCGTGCGCGAGCACCCCACGACGGGCACGCCCATCTTCTTCAACACCCTGGCCCTGTGGCACTACACCTACTGGTCGAAGCTCCTCGGCTCTTTCGGCGGCCCGATGTCGAGCGCCGCCCAGGGCGAGGCCTGGCAGAACTCCCTCTACGGTGATGGCACCCCCATCGAGGACTCGGTCGTCGCGGACATCCTCGCGCTGTACGAGGAAGAGGAGATCTCCATCGAGTGGAAGAAGAGTGACATCCTCTACTTCGACAACATGCTCGCGTCGCATGGCCGGAAGCCCTTCGCTGGCCGGCGGAAGATCCTCGCGGCGTTCCGCTCACCCCGTCACGCCTCCGCGAAGGCGTAG
- a CDS encoding FcoT family thioesterase, producing the protein MDASLIESTPLLVPPARPVPRELLELVLAPYLPPCRYMKHANVVPAASDTTLALRGDFVIPSSCYIDSTGHFNAVEANICVNQLGYLMFAWSLVEAKTHPFAATVGPFDLRAFREKQLPNMWILSLQTSFRRAIDPRGFQGTIEWTEVTRKRADLLMLSMSFRFSDGANGQAEGKVLFAVT; encoded by the coding sequence ATGGATGCATCGCTGATCGAGTCCACGCCCCTCCTGGTTCCCCCCGCGCGGCCGGTCCCGCGGGAGCTGCTGGAGCTCGTGCTCGCGCCCTATCTGCCCCCGTGCCGGTACATGAAGCACGCCAACGTGGTCCCCGCGGCGTCCGACACGACGTTGGCGCTGCGAGGGGATTTCGTGATTCCGTCGTCCTGCTACATCGACTCGACCGGGCACTTCAACGCGGTCGAGGCCAACATCTGCGTCAACCAGTTGGGCTATCTGATGTTCGCGTGGTCCCTGGTGGAGGCGAAGACGCATCCGTTCGCCGCCACCGTCGGTCCGTTCGACCTGCGGGCCTTCCGCGAGAAGCAGTTGCCGAACATGTGGATCCTCTCCCTGCAGACGTCCTTCCGCAGGGCCATCGATCCTCGCGGCTTCCAGGGCACCATCGAGTGGACCGAGGTCACGCGCAAGCGCGCGGACCTGCTGATGCTGTCCATGTCCTTCCGGTTCTCGGACGGTGCCAACGGTCAGGCCGAGGGCAAGGTGCTGTTCGCCGTCACCTGA